GTTCGCCCGACTGGGGTTTGCGAACCTGCACGCTCTCGATGGTCGCTTCACCGCGCTTCAGGGGCGTGTCGAGCGTGACGAGGGCAAGGGCGGCGGCGGTCGCGGCGATTTCGGTCATGATGTTCTCCGGGTGTCGGGAGCAAGGCCCGCGTTCGTGCTATCGAGGAGGAAAGGCGGCCCGGCGAGCGGCCGGGCCGGATGGATCAGAACATTCCGAGGAGGCGACGACGCTCGGCCAGGCGATCGACGCCATCGACGATCTCGATCATGTTGAGGAAGTCGATTTCGAGTTCGACCCGCCCGTTCCACACGAGCTTGTAGTAAGCGATTTCGAACGTGGTCCCGAACTCGCCGGCTTCGCCGGTTTCCTGATCGCCAAATTCGAGTTCACCCCAGCGGCCCCGCGCGATGACTTCTACGTGGTCGACGTCGGCGGTATCGTCTGCCTGGTAGTTTCCGGCGAAGCGGACATAGACGCCATCGACCGTGGGGGTGCCCCACTGGCGCAGGATGTCGCGCATGGGAGCCCCAAAGGTGACCCCCATGGACATGGCCTCCATGCCCATGTCCATCTTGACCGGCCCGCTCATCCCGCCGCCGCGCGTCTCTTCCAATTTGCGGGTGAGGGTGGGCAGGGCCACCGTCTTGGCCTCGCCCATGTAGGCAAAACCTTCGTTAAACATCATGCTGTCCTTGAGGACGCGTTGCATACCCATCAGGGGCTCCTATGATCCAGAGAGTAAGGTTGGCGGTCGATCAGACGTCAGCGGTCAGCTGCGCCGAAAAATCGGCAAAATAGCTGTCCGTGATGCGCTGGTTGAAGCCGAGGTCTTCGAGCGGCGGCGGTACGGCATAGTCGTAGTCGATGCGCAGCTTGCCGGCCTTGAGGGCGGAGACATCGTTGTTCGCCTCATCGAACCAAGCGTTTGCGCCTAGGATCACGCCGCCGGCCTTCAGCTGGCGGAAAAGGCCGTTGATGGTCTCTATGATGTCCTTGGCCAGGCTGGGCGTCAGCGGTTTGTCCATGGCCCAGAGCATGCCGTTGACGATCGTGTCCGCGAGCAGCTGCGCGACGCGGGTAGTGCTTTCGAAGACGAAAGGGCTTTCCGGCTCGGCCGTGGTGCGGTTGCCCCAGAAACAGTTTCCCGTGACGGTGCGCACGAGAGCCGTGACCTGCGCGGCGTTGAGAACCGCCGCTTCGCTGGTTTGGTCTTCGATATCCCAGTGGATGTCCTTGGTGAGGCCGACCACCCCGCTGACGGCGACGTTCGACAGGGTTTTCTGGGGGCCCGTCTGCGTGTCGATAAGGGCGCGCAGACCCATGGCACGGGCGGCGGCGTAGCTGGTGACGGTGGCACTGGCATCGGTATTCCAGGCAAGGAAGTCCGGCATCAGCAACATGAGTTCACGCGCGGTAAAGTTCGCTCGGTATGCGGTCGCGGCGGCCACAGTCTCGCCGATCGCGCGGGCATAGGCGAAGGCGCGCAGCTTCTGCGCGACGACGACAAGCGCGGCGGTGACTGCCTGCGTTTCGAGGCCGGGCGTGCCGAGGATTTTAGGCTTCACGCCCAGCTGCGCCTGCGCGGCCAGAAGGGCCTGCATGCCGGTCTTCTGGCCGTTGGCATCCGTGGTACCGATGACGTTGCTGGCGGTTTCGGCCGGCGTCGCACCTTCTTCCACGCGCACCACAACGAGGATTGGCCTGGTCTGGTCAGCGATCGCGCGCAGCGCGTTGGCCAGCGTGCCGGTGACGCCCGCGCTGCCAATCGCGGTCTCGATGTCCGTGATGAGTGCGGGTCGGTCGAGGGGGAAAACGTCGGCGCTAGCATCAGCGCCAGTCGCGACCAGGCCGATGATCGACGTGGAGATCGCCGTCAGCGTGCGGGCGCCTTCGGTGATCTCGGTGATGGTGATTCCATGTTTGAAGGCCATGACGGGTTCCTTGGTCAGAGAGGGATGGCGAGGCGGGTCCGGGCATTGGCGGCGTTTGTGTCGGTGCGGTCCGCGTCGATGATGAGGATGGCGGCACCCTGCCGGTCACCGGCAGTCAGGCTCACGCGGCGCAGCCGAATGCGGTCTTCCCAGCGTGTGACGGCGACGGCGGTGGCCGCGAAAATGCGCATGATGTTGGTCGCGGTCATGGGCTGGTCGATCAGGCCGGGTAGAGCCGATCCGTAATCCTCGCGGCAGGTGCGGGCTCCGATCGGGGTGCTGAGGATGTCGGCCACGGATTCGCGGATGCTTTCAAGGCCGTCGATCGTGGCGCCTGTGGTGCGGGACATGCCGGTCATGAAACGGGCGCGCCGGTCTGAGCGGCACCCGCCTGGACCCCGGTGTGCTTGTGGTTCTTGAGGCTGATACCGCCGCCGACCATGTCATCGGTCGCCTCGGCTTTGCCAGCGATCGACAGATTTCCGTTGATGGTGACGTCGCCAGTGATGGTGACGCCTCCCGGTGCGCTGATGTCGATCGTCCCGCCGGTAGGCAACGCGATCGTCAGCGCGTGTGTGGTAAAGTGATACGACAGTTCGGCGCCGTCATCGAACTTGATGAGAAATATGTCAGGATCAGTCGAAGGAGCAGGGTTGGCGTCGGACCATAGGCCAGGCAAGACAAGGCCGCCGGCAAGGTCGCCTTCGGGTGACAGGACAGTGCATTGCTCACCACTGGACGGCGGCGCCCATACCTTGATACGGCCCGCGCACCATGCCAGCCAAGGCAGATCGCCCGTCATCAGGTCGCCGATCTCGACCGTGCACGTCGCGGCGCCGTGATCGACGGACGCCACGGTGCCAAGCTGGATCACTTCGCCGGCAAGCTGTTCAGGGTCTGCAGTTCGCGCCATGGTGCGACCATGGCGTTAGTCGCGTGAGCTTTCGCGGGGGTGCATTTGGCAAGGCGGCTGACCAAATGCCGGCTAGATTTGCTCACCCTCGTTTCTTAAGCAGGGCGGAATCCGAGGAAGGTATATCTGATGTCAGGCAGTTTGCAGACAAAACGGGCGCTGCGACTGTTGCAAGGCGAAAAAGCTCAAGAGTTCGCGGATCTTGAAGGTGTCCAGCATGATCTGAAGCATGTTGCCGACGCATGTAAAATGATCGATTTATGGAAAGAAAATGCGAGCAAAGAGGGCGTGCGGCGAGCCTGTTTTGATAGCGCCGTGATGAGATATCGGCGCTGTTTTAATGGAGGCATACGCAAGAAGATGTCCGTCTCGGTGATATCTTCCCTCGACGAGGACGAAAAGCTTCTGCACGGGAAATTGCTCGATTTGGCTGATAAAAGCGTCGCGCACTGCGTGGATGGCTCGGAAGAAAACGTTCCGATCGTAACAATGATCATCCCGCCAAACGCACCTGTGTCAGCAGAGATATCTGCATGGAATGGTCGAGTTGTTCATCACAACAAGGTAGATTGCGATAAGATTCGAATATTAGCATTGAAATTAAGAGCGGAAGCGAAAAGTTACGCGACTATTTTAGCGGAAGAGTTGTTAAAAGAACTTCAGGGGAAGTCCCTTTCTGAGATTTACCATATGCCGAAACCGCAGCGCAGCATCACTGACAATGGTGAGCAGCTGTCGCTGAAGTACGGGGGGAAGTTGAAAGGGGACCTACCCCCGTTCAATTTTATCAAAGGTCAATGACAGGCTCTGATGCAAGGCGCCTCAGAGCCTGTGGTGAATATCAATCGTTTGCCGGAACAGCAAAATTGCTGATCAGTAACTCGCGCGCCTGTATGGCGTTGGCACCGACGGTGTAGGTTGTTTTAATTGGGACGATGGAGAAACGACTAAACGTTTCGCGCACGTCTGCGTTGTCGTTTAGCGATATCAGGCACTTGCCGTTGATCCCGGCCAATTGCTCGGCCAGAGCGGCGAAATCGGCGCGAGTGAACACGTCCTTCCCGTAATCCGTCTCGCAAGCCCAGTACGGCGGGTCGAGGTAGAACAGCGCGCCCTCTCGGTCATAACGACGAATGAAATCCGCATAGGGCAGTCGCTCGATCACGACAGATTGAAGGCGATCATGGAGATCCGCCAGCATCGGCTCCAGCTTGCTGACGTCGAAACGTGCCGGCGATGATGCGTCCACGCCGAAGGTCCGGCCCGACACCTTGCCGCCGAACGCCAGGCGCTGGACGTAAAGGAAGCGCACCGCGCGCTGCAGATCGGTCAGGCGATCAGGGTCCTGCCCGAGTAGCCGCTGGAACTCGGCCCTGCTCGCAACGCGGAACCGCAGCATGTCAACGAGGTAGGGGTAGTGTTCTGCAAGGCAGCGGAAGAGCGTGACGACATCACCCGAAATATCGTTGATTGCCTCGGCGCGCGGCCGGCTTTTGCGTCTCAGGAAGATGCCGCCCATGCCGACGAAAGGCTCCGCGTAGCTGGTGTGCGGAGTCCGCTCGATAATGGCGCAGATACGCTTAGAAAGGTTGCGTTTTCCGCCGATATAGCCGGCAACGGGAGAGACTGGGGAAACGGGAACAAAAGAGGTAGACATGTTGGATTTCCTGCACGATGTCCCTCCCGCGCCTGAGCGCGGAAGGGTACTCGATGGGACAGGCGTTAGCCCGTCAGAGTGCGAGTGCAGGCTCGCTGGTTTCGGGATGTGGGGACATCCGAAGCCCCCTTCCGTAAGGGGATTACACGGCGGCGTGAAGAGCCCGCTTGTTTAGGGCGCCACTGCCGGCAAGATGTCAGCCAGAGCGTCCGCAAGCTCGATCTCTTGGAACAGCACGCCCCGGTTATCCGGCAACAGGATCACATTGATTGCGATCATGTTGAGGTCGGGCACCTCGTCGACCAGGACGAGATCGCCGGGCTCGAGCAGGTCCTCACCGGGCCATCCGTCGTGCGTTCGGGTCGCGCCATAGTGGGCCGCCAGCAGGGGGAGGTACCCGTCAACGCCTGGTGCGGTGCCGACGACCATGGTGATGATGGGGTTTGCGGTGACCATGGCCTACAGCGTCGTCACGCCGCGCAGCGCCATTCGCGCCTTGAGATTGGTGATGATCACGTCCAGGTCGGCGGCCGACTTGGCCACGTCTTTGTAGACGCCGGCCATGCTGATTTCGCCCTTAACGCCATCGGCGTCACGCCCGTAGTTCATCACTCCGAACATGTGTTTGGCGCCTCGGCCGATCTGGTCCGTGGCCCACGCGCCCGCGCTGGATGCATCGGCGATGACGTGGCCGCTGCCAAGGGTACGGAAGACGTACCCACTGGCTGCATCGAACGACATAGCATACGCGATGTAGGAGCTCTTCGGCGTGCCAGCAACGGCATGGGCGTTGCGCGTTGAAGCGCCACTCCATGGGGTGTTGGTGGCCCCAGGGAGTGTGGCAAAACTCGCGATCTCCGCGTTGTCGCTGCCCCCGGTGTTCGTATTCTGCTGATTGATTGAGAGACGGCCAGCGGTGGTGGCGTTGGCAGAGCCTGCGGCGGTGTCGTTGGTCGTCGGATTCGCAGGGGTAGTGAAGGAGCCGGACGACGACCAGGGCATCATGAACGTGCCTATGTTGGCGGCGGCAGGGTAAAGGTTGCGAATAACCCCGAAGATCGTGAACTTCGAAGTGATTGGCACGGGGGTCAGGATGCCAAAACCGTTGTTGGCCGCAGCTGACCCATCCGCCACATTCGCAACTCCCGTGGCCGTCTTCAATGCGGTCGATGCCAGGATCAGCGGGGCGCTGTTGCCCCTTCCGGTCTGATCCGTTGCGGGCCCGGTGTAGGCTTGGCCAACGGTCCCGCTATCGAAAAAATACAGTGCTTCCAAGTTATCGGCGTTGAAGCCGAACAGGCGGTTTTCGACCTTGGGGTTGCCGGTCGCGGAGAAATCGGCGCCGGGGATGATGAGCTTGAAGGCCATGGACTTAGTTTCCTTCGCTGTACCCAACGGGCAGGACGAACGCGACGCCCCAGTTCCAGAGGGGGTAGGGTTTGTTGACGAACTGGGCGATGTTGGCCGTGGGGTACATTCCGCGATCAGGCTCGTAGACGTAGTTGTCACTCGCGAGAGACGGGTCGCTGTCGCGGACCATGCCATTGCCGGGGCTTGTCTGGCCTTGGCTGGCGTACCAGACCTTCGGGTTGGCACCGGCCGCGCGGGAAGTCGTGATGCGGATGATGGTGTCCCGGACAATCGCCACTTCGGAGATGCCGATTGCGCCAACGTCGTCCGTGAGGCGAAAGCCCTTGTTCACGCCGTTGTATTCCGCGCCACCTGAAAGCTGCGGCTCATCGAACACGAGAGGCCCGCAGGGGACATGATACGCTACATAAATCGTGGACGTACCCTCCTGCCAGACTTTGATTGGCCGCAGCGGCTCCCAATCGCGCCCTTCAATGACGACCTGGCTCCATACCTTGGCGATCTGGTGCCCGAACCAGCGGGAGCCGTTGCTGTCGAAATGGCCGCCCTTGTCGGTATACGGGTAGGCGGGCCCCACCATCCATGCCGTGTCGGATGCCAGTGAAAAGTCGAGCTGGGCCATACCGACATGGAGACCGGGCACGCCGTTGCTATCGACGTCGCGCGTGTAAGAACCGCCAGTCTGATAGATCATGAAGGCAGGTGGCTTAGTCTGACCGGTGGCGGCCATGGCGTCAGCCTGCATGTTCGCCGCCATCGTGGTAAGCTTGCCCTTGTAGGCTGCGTACGTGATGTTCAGCGAAGCGTGGCCACTGGCTTGGAAATAGTCGTGCTCGCCCTGCATGTAGCTGATGCCGGCGACGGTCACCGTCGAAGCGCCGACAGCTGTTATGAGCTGAGTGAGCGAGCCGGTGTACTTGTTGTAATAGACCGTGCCTCCCTCGGACGGCGTCTTCTCAAGTTCCCCGATGGTCGCACCGGACTTGGAGACATTGATCGTCACGAAGTTCCGGTCTGTGGCGTTGCTCACCACGAGATAATCGTTAAAGCGCGCCTTCGCGCCGTTGGCCCAGCCAATGTTTGACGGCTCACCGCGCGAGCCATTACCTGGCGCGAGGGCCGCCTCACCGGCAGCATCATACCGCGTCGAGCCATTGACCGTTTGAGCGACCAAAGGCTGGAGGCCTGTCGGCGTGAACTGGACGAATGTGCCAGCGTCCGCGCTGGACATCGTGTTGCCGCCAAGCATGAGGTTGCCCAAGCGCGCCGTGCGCGACAGAGCGGGCCAGGTCTCGTCGCCCTGACCAAGCGACTGACCGTATATGTAGAGGGCGTTGTACGCAGCGGTTGGAAGCTGGATGTTGCGGACGCGGCGCGCGTATACCCGCTGGCTGTAAGCCTTGTTGGCCGCATCGCGCTTGTCGAGATCGACGGAACCCGCTGCACCGGACGAGGTGTAGCCTATGCCATCCTTCCAACCGAGAAAGACGTTTCCGTTGGCGTCAGAGATGGCGAAATCATAATTGTGGTCGCCGATGTCCAGGATGACACCGTTGGCGAACGTGATCGTGATCCTGAACGTCGTAAATTGGGTCACGGCGCGGAGCCCGTAGAGCTTGCCGTTGAGCCACCCCAAAAGAACGTTATCGTTCTGATCGCAGATGCAGAACTCATAGTTCATGCCGCGCATGTCCAGCATCGCGCCGTCACCGCCCACGATCGACCCACGATCCCCGAGCGCAATCTTGGCGGCGTTGCCAAGCTGAACCTCACCGCCCACCGCGACCTTGAGAAGAGGCGTCACCATTGCGGCGAGCGACTGAAGCTGGCGCGCGATGAGAGTGCCGTCAGGCGCGAGACCCGCCCCGAAGTACCCGGCAGCGTCGGTGATAGCGAACATCAGGTTCGCCACGGCAGGGTTGTCGGTGATCAGGGTGGAAAGGGCGTTGACGTCGAGGTTAGCCAGCTTCTTCCCGAATGCCGTGCCCATTACCTCGATATCGCCGATCGCGGATGCGACTGAGCGATCGCCGTAGCTGACTTGCGCGGCCGGCGATCCGGGTTGAAGCGCTGTTGCGATCCCCGTCAGCGCACCGGCGCGGACAGCCGCAGTAGTGCTCGAAAAGGGCAACGCCTCTCCGGTGCGCGGGTTGATGCCTGACGCAGATAACGTGAACACCGTGCTCTGGGTGATGGCGGGCGGAATCTTCTGAGCCGCGAGAGCCAACTGCAGAAAATCTGCGGTCCGCGCATCACCGGCTTCGTTCAGATGGGTGAAGTCCCATGTGTCGGAACCGGTCTGAATCCGGAATAGCCGCGGAATGTAGCCGGCAGCGACATCGTCATTGTCAGCGCTGCTTTGCGCACCCGCCTTGAGGTATGCAATCCAGTCCTGTCCACCTGCAGTCCGGGCGTAGAGGTCAGGGTACAGGCTGGCCGTGCGGGCATTAGCTGCGAGGTGCGCGTTATAGGGCGTACCGACGCCGCGCGCCGTCCAGTCGGCCTGAGGCAGCACCGGCAGGATAATGACACGGCATCCCATCGCCTGCAGGAACTGCACGATGAGCGCCATATCGACCCACATCTGTGGGTTAGTGTAATCGCCGTAGCTGTTCGGCACGCCAGAGAAGAAGAAATTCTGCCCAACGGCGACAACCACCGTCCTCCCTGCGAACTGTGCGGAGATATCAGGGATGAACAACACTGGGCCGGTAAGCGCAAGTGCTGCAAGGCCGGCATCCTGCGTGACAGTGTAGGCAAGGCTGGCGCCGTTAGGGATCGACACGGTCACATGCCGCGTAACGCTGCCGTCAACGATGGTGCCGGACATCGTGAGGTTGGTCACAATGTTGGCATCGCCGGTGTTGAGGAAGCTTGCGGGGTTCAAACCCGGATCGTTGCTCGGTGCCAATCCGTTAATGAGGGTGACCGCCTTCGCCGTACCGCCGGCAGCGAGCGAGTTACCCGCCACCGTGACATAGATCGGCTTCGCGCCGAGGCGGTAGACTTCGCGCCAGTCGGAAGAGTACCGGGCAACGCTGATCAGGCTGACGCCAAGGCGGGCGGCGAGAACCTGCGAATAACGGGTGTTCACGTCGCCGCTGTCAGATAGGCTGTTTCCGACGATGCCGAAGCCAGTGATGGCCGAGTAGTTCGCGGGCGGCGTGAAGTTGCGGGCGGTACCGGGCAGCGCGATAGATGACCCACCCCACGAGACCATCTGCGAGGTCGGCGGCGTGCCGCTCAAAGCCCACGATAGCTCGACAGCCGGGTTCGTGCCGCTGGACAGCGCGGTGGCACGAAAGTCCGCGATCTTGATCGCCGCCAATGCGTCCGTCGCGGCGTAACCCTCAGCCAGACCGGCAACGTTTCCTGAAGGCAGCGAGCCGGTGAAGCCGATACCGAGGTTTTTGCTCTCTTCCTGGGTGTATAGGCCCACCCAGTTCGTAACGGCCATCACAGCACCGTTGTCGGGCCGGGTGCTGCCAGCGAATACCCAAACGAAGGTCCGCTTCTGGTCGCCAACGTAGACCTGCAAGTAGTTGGTCCGCGATGCGATCGGGATTTGTTCGCGCTCAGCGATGGTGTCAACGGAGATCCGCGCGCGCTTCAGGACGGCGTCGACCTTGCGGCCGTCGAGATCGAACAGGCGGGCGACGTTGGGCTCGGTGCTTAGCTTGGCCATCGGTCAGGTCCCCACAGCGATGTAGCAGGTGCCGTCAGCGGTATCGTCGGCGCTGAAGACGGAGAAACCGTCCTTCGTGATGGTCGAAGTGATGACGGCGGGCGGGTTGTCCTGGCTGTCGGCGCCGCCGGCCGTGACGCCGCTGACGACGGCCGCGAAACAGGCAGTCTGGAATGGCTGCGCGAGCACGACAGCGGTCGAGGCGTTGGCCGAGGCGGTGAAGCGGCCCCAGACGATCTGGAAGCCGAAGAACCGGATGAAGCCGTTTTCGGCCAGCGACATGGAGATCGGGCCGAGACGGCGCGGCGTTACGACTTTGTCGGCGGCGATGCCGGCGGTGATGTCTGCCGCGTCCGCCTCGGTCACCTTCAGCTTGCGATCCTGCGACAGGTCGCCGCCGCCGGTTACCAGGCCGTCGCCCTCGATCTTGCGAGCGGCCAGCGCCGACAGCGATTCGGAGACAGCGGCGGTAAAGGCCGCGAGACGGGCACGCAGGGTCTTGGGCGAGACGATCGTTACGGCGTCGTCGCCCTCGTCTGCCGCCGCGTTCACCCGTGCCTGCGTGGCGATGCGGGCGACACCGCGATAGGTCTCGGTCGCAGGCGGGTAGGCAAAGACGGCATTGCCGTATTCGATGTTGGCCGCGAAATCGGCTTCGAACGCGATGTCGAAGGCAAGCAGCGCAAAGGCGAGGCTGACCTTGGACAGCACCGGGCTGGCGCTGGTGTGGACCGCGAACAGTGTTCCATCGTCGAGGAACAGGCCAAAGCCTGTCGCTGACCATGCGTCGGCGCTGGTGTCGTAGGCGGTCATGTGCGTGATGTTTGGCGCGGCTGCGACACCCGAGGAGACTGCCAGACGCTTGAACTCGCCAGGCAGGCCGGTGAGCGTCGGCGCATAGTCGAAAGGCGTGGCCGTCAGACCGAGCCATGCGATGGTGGTCGGGTCGGAGCCGGACGCGGCCTGCACGGCGGCAAGCCCCGCATCCGTCAGCTTGAGGACGAGGGTCGCCATTATTCTTCTTCCCAGTATCCGAGGCCGTCCTCGGTCATGAAGGGCTCGCCGTTGTCGGTCTGCCAGATGCGTGACCAGTCGCGGCTTGTGTCGATCGTCGTGGTGCACTCACCGCGAAAGAAGGACCCCGCCATGCCGCCGGCCGCCATGTAAAGCCCGGCCTGTGCTTCGAGGACCTGCACGAAATCGAAGTGCGAGCGGGCCGGCTTGGCGATCGCTACATCGGTGATGATCGCGGCGGCCGTCGCAGGCGTCAGGAACGACGGACCGATTTCCGCCGGCAAGCGAACTTCGAACGTATGCGGAGCGCGCCTCGGCGAGACTTCATGCCACTCGGAGATAGTCAGCGCAGCATGGTAGCGAGCCAGCACCTCCTGGACGGCCTGCCGAGTGCCTTTGCGCCGGTGGTAGGGAATGGCATCGGCGATGGCGGCGCGCTTGTAATCAACACTCCAGGCGGTGTTCCAATGGCTGATCGCCAGCCCCCACGCGAGCCAGGGCAGATGGCCGACCGGGCTATTCGCCGGCGACCAGACCGAACGGATAGGCGTTGGAATGTCGGCCAGCTGAGCGACAACCTGCTCCAGGCCCTTTTCCAGCGGCGTCGAGCCGGGGGGAAGGATGGAGGGGTAGATCATTCGTTGGTGCCAGCGAACCGGCCCACCACGCCCGTGCAGAACGGCGCTTGCGTGCGGCTGATCAGGATGTCGGCGGTGGGCGAATTGAAGTGCACGTTCTGTGCGCCTTCGACATGCGCAGCGCGGAAGAGCGCGGACAATGTAATGTCGCGGCCGATCTTGTGGCTATCGTCAACGTAGGAACGGACGCTGGCCAGCGAGGTCGCGAGAACAAGCGCGCCATCGGGACCACTAAAGGCGGTCAGATCATAATCGACTGAATAGCTGATGATCTCGGCGGACTGGACCATCACGAAATCGGTCAGCGGTCGGCGGGTGTCGGCAGACACATAAGTCTCGACTGTATCGACCAGCTGCTGCGACGCTGTGCCGTTGCCGAGGCGCGAGAGCAGCGAAACGATGACGACGCCAGGCGAAGGGCTGGTTGCGGTTGCATCGAGCACTTCGGCGTCCGCTGACAACGCGTGAAAGAGATATGCGCCCTCCGGCCCGGCGACTGAGTAGCCTTCGGGCGCTAGCACCATGCGCCGGCGGAACTCGGTATCGCTTTCCATCACGGCGGCGGTGCCCGATGCGCTGTCGGCGGGGGTGATAGTTTTGCGCACAATGCCGAACAGCGCAGCAATGTTGTCGAGATCCGCGCCTAGCGCATAGGCGGGCATGACTGCCCGCGCTGCCTCGTTAACGCGCTGACGTAGCAATTGGGCGAGGTAGGAGAATGTCTGAAGAAGCTTGGTCGCCGGATCGCTCTCTCGGCTGACGAACGTAATGCCGGCGGCGAGCATCTCGGCTTTGAATCGCGCAATCGCTTCAGCAAGGATCGGCTCATAGTCCAGAGCCTCAATGAGGTCTGGCGCCGGCAAGCGCGAGAGATCGACTGTGGTGAAGGTAGGATCGGCCATGCCGGCCATGTCGC
The DNA window shown above is from Novosphingobium sp. P6W and carries:
- a CDS encoding phage major tail tube protein yields the protein MGMQRVLKDSMMFNEGFAYMGEAKTVALPTLTRKLEETRGGGMSGPVKMDMGMEAMSMGVTFGAPMRDILRQWGTPTVDGVYVRFAGNYQADDTADVDHVEVIARGRWGELEFGDQETGEAGEFGTTFEIAYYKLVWNGRVELEIDFLNMIEIVDGVDRLAERRRLLGMF
- a CDS encoding phage tail sheath subtilisin-like domain-containing protein gives rise to the protein MAFKHGITITEITEGARTLTAISTSIIGLVATGADASADVFPLDRPALITDIETAIGSAGVTGTLANALRAIADQTRPILVVVRVEEGATPAETASNVIGTTDANGQKTGMQALLAAQAQLGVKPKILGTPGLETQAVTAALVVVAQKLRAFAYARAIGETVAAATAYRANFTARELMLLMPDFLAWNTDASATVTSYAAARAMGLRALIDTQTGPQKTLSNVAVSGVVGLTKDIHWDIEDQTSEAAVLNAAQVTALVRTVTGNCFWGNRTTAEPESPFVFESTTRVAQLLADTIVNGMLWAMDKPLTPSLAKDIIETINGLFRQLKAGGVILGANAWFDEANNDVSALKAGKLRIDYDYAVPPPLEDLGFNQRITDSYFADFSAQLTADV
- a CDS encoding GPW/gp25 family protein: MTGMSRTTGATIDGLESIRESVADILSTPIGARTCREDYGSALPGLIDQPMTATNIMRIFAATAVAVTRWEDRIRLRRVSLTAGDRQGAAILIIDADRTDTNAANARTRLAIPL
- a CDS encoding phage baseplate assembly protein V; protein product: MARTADPEQLAGEVIQLGTVASVDHGAATCTVEIGDLMTGDLPWLAWCAGRIKVWAPPSSGEQCTVLSPEGDLAGGLVLPGLWSDANPAPSTDPDIFLIKFDDGAELSYHFTTHALTIALPTGGTIDISAPGGVTITGDVTINGNLSIAGKAEATDDMVGGGISLKNHKHTGVQAGAAQTGAPVS
- a CDS encoding DNA adenine methylase encodes the protein MSTSFVPVSPVSPVAGYIGGKRNLSKRICAIIERTPHTSYAEPFVGMGGIFLRRKSRPRAEAINDISGDVVTLFRCLAEHYPYLVDMLRFRVASRAEFQRLLGQDPDRLTDLQRAVRFLYVQRLAFGGKVSGRTFGVDASSPARFDVSKLEPMLADLHDRLQSVVIERLPYADFIRRYDREGALFYLDPPYWACETDYGKDVFTRADFAALAEQLAGINGKCLISLNDNADVRETFSRFSIVPIKTTYTVGANAIQARELLISNFAVPAND
- a CDS encoding phage tail protein I, which gives rise to MIYPSILPPGSTPLEKGLEQVVAQLADIPTPIRSVWSPANSPVGHLPWLAWGLAISHWNTAWSVDYKRAAIADAIPYHRRKGTRQAVQEVLARYHAALTISEWHEVSPRRAPHTFEVRLPAEIGPSFLTPATAAAIITDVAIAKPARSHFDFVQVLEAQAGLYMAAGGMAGSFFRGECTTTIDTSRDWSRIWQTDNGEPFMTEDGLGYWEEE
- a CDS encoding baseplate J/gp47 family protein, which translates into the protein MADPTFTTVDLSRLPAPDLIEALDYEPILAEAIARFKAEMLAAGITFVSRESDPATKLLQTFSYLAQLLRQRVNEAARAVMPAYALGADLDNIAALFGIVRKTITPADSASGTAAVMESDTEFRRRMVLAPEGYSVAGPEGAYLFHALSADAEVLDATATSPSPGVVIVSLLSRLGNGTASQQLVDTVETYVSADTRRPLTDFVMVQSAEIISYSVDYDLTAFSGPDGALVLATSLASVRSYVDDSHKIGRDITLSALFRAAHVEGAQNVHFNSPTADILISRTQAPFCTGVVGRFAGTNE